The sequence cacagtaagtgctagataaatacgttggattgatagatggattgatggattgagctgCCAGAGCCGTCTGAGAAAGCCCAGCCTCCCTGGAAAGCCTCATCAcccttgctgagaagcagcaagagaagcagcgtggcttagtggaaagagcccgggcttgggagtcagaggtcatgggttctaatcccatctctgccacttgtcagctgtgtaactttgggcaagtcacttgaattctgtgtgcctcagttccctcatttgtaaaatggtgaaaaagactgtgagccccaagtgggataacctgattaccttgtatctatcccagcgcttagaacagtgctcggcctatagtaagcgcttaacaaatgctattattattattattgttcttattgctCGGGGGTCGCCAGGGTCTCGAGGCCCTCCAGGCTTCTCCAGGGTGTCAGGGTGTCCCTGCCCCGGGGGCTGCGGGCGGGAGGGGTGGTCGGGGGCGGGGCGGCCCCACAGCTCGGGGCAGGTGACCCCGGGTACCCTGGAGACCCCGGCACCCCGCCGGCCGCCTCCAGCGCGCTCTGCCCTCCGCTGCGGCCGGGCACATCAGGCAGGGGTGGCCGGGTTCCCCGGGGTCCTCGGGGGCGGGGGATGGGCTGTGGGGCCAGCCGCAAAGTGTCCCCGGAGCCCGTGGGCCTGGGGGaggtcccggggggcggggggcggctcgGCCGGGGGGCGCCGGACAAGGCCCGGGAGGAAGAGGCCAGGACGGAGCAGGCGGCCAGGTGCCAAGCACACTTCGACCGCCGGGTCACCGCCAGGTACCGCCCGCTCCAGCTCGCCCCGGGGCAGGCCGAGGGGGGTGCCGAGGGGTTGCCGAGGGGGGGTGCTGATGGGGGTGCAAAGGGGGATGTTgatggtgatggagagggggatgctgATGGGAGTGCAGAGGAAAATGCAGAGGAGGGGTGCGGAGGGGGATGCTGATGAGGTTGCGGAGGGGGACGCAgaggggggtgaagagggggatgCTGAGGGAGATGCTGATGGGGGTGCTGAATGGGGTACGGGGGTGCTGAGGGGGGGTGCTGGGGGGTGCAGAGGGGGGTgcagagggggggatgggagagtggggtgcagggggatgtggaggggtatGCGGatagggatgcggagggggatagagagggggatgctGAGGGGCGTGCAAAAGGGGGTGCTGATGGCGGTGCAGAGGGAAATGCGGAGGGGGATGCTGAGGGGAGTGCGGGGGGatgctgagggggggggggggggtgctgatCTGGGTGCAGAGGGGGATGCGAGGGGATGTTGAGGAGGTTGCAGAGGGGGATGctgaggggaatggagggggatgCTGAGGGGAATGCTGGGGGGATGCTGagcgggatggaggggggatgctgagggggatggaggggggatgctaagggggatggacgggggatgCTGAGGGGGATGGACTGGGGTGCAGAGGGGATGCTGAGGCGGATGGGAGGATTGGGGTACAGAGGGTGTGCAGAGGGGGGATGGCGGAGTGGGATgcagggggatgtggaggggtatgtggatggggatgtggagggggatgcggagggggatgcggagggggatgcAGGTAGGGATGCGgagagggctggagagggggatgcTGATGGGGGTGCAGAGGGGGTGCGGGGGGATGACGGAATGGGATGCAGGGGGATGTGGAGGCGGATGTGGatggggatgcggagggggatggaggcgggATGCTGATGGAGGTGCACAGGGGGATGCGGGGGGGATGTAGAGGAGGTTGCAGAGGGGCATGCGGAGGGGgatatgagaagaagcatggcgtagtggatagcgcactggcctggaagtcagaggacgtgggttccaaatccaattccacaacttgcctgttgtgtgatcttgggcaagtcacttctctgtgcctcagttccctcatctgtaaaatagggattgagactgtgagccccacatgagatagggattgggtccaacctgattaccttatcaacctgaagcagcgtggctcagtggaaagagcccgggcttgggagtcagaggtcatgggttctaatcccctcacttcacttctaagtcacttcacttctctgtgcctcagttccctcatctgtaaaatgggggttaaaactgtgagccccatgtgggacaacctgatgaccttgtatcctccccagtgctttgaacagtgcttggcacatagtaagcgcttaacaaatgctgttattattattatttgcttgtacccaccccagtgcttagtacggtgcctggcacatagtaagcgtttaacaaataccatcattagtgttaCTATTGATGGGGATGCCGAGGGGGatgcggatggagaggggggctgggGACGGACCCACAGACAGACAAGCAGACAGGCAGCCCGGAAGGGCTCGGAGCAGcaccacgggggtggggggtgggggcgatggggctgCAAAACCCGCCCAGGTCCCAGAACCCGGACCAGTGCTGTAAAACAAACATGGGAGAAATGCCTGGGGTTCACCAGACAGTCCACTGATCGAGctcatactgcgtgcagagctctgtactaagcgcttccgagaatggagtgcaacagagttggtagacacttcccctgcccacaaggaggttccagactagctggggagacagactgcaAAAGAAAATACCGGTAAAGGAAGCAACCGCGTTTGACGATATGAACGTAAACGTAGTGAGGGGTGGGTTAGTTGGACTGAACCTCAGAAGGAGGGATTTAGGGCAGGCTCGGAAAATGCTTTGAACGGCAAGGAAGTCCGAGTGGGAGTGCCCTTTGGCTGTGGGATCTCCTTCAAggtgtgattattcattcattcattcattcattcattcgtatttattgagctcttactgtgtgcagagcactatactaagcgcttgataggtTAGTTTCCCTTTGGTCTGGGATGTTTGGGATTTCCCTTTTGTGTCCCACACTGTGGTTTAGCAGAGAGAAACAATTCTAGACCCACACAAGTGCCACCTCccgagtggggtgggggtggataagagggagctggggagctCCATTCAACTACTCCTCTGTTACCTTAGGGCTCTGTCTTAGACTCAGTACTCTCCAGTCAAGGCACCTGTTGGGAACTTGGGTGGAATCTCAAGCTCAGCGCTTTTGGGGTGGCTAAAGGAaatactcccctctcagggtcacatctggagagtttccagtactctaccagtcttgactatgggagggagagtcgaggagaggcatacccattctattcttagcttggccagtggctagtgatgatgatgatgccatatattaagcgcttactatgtgcaaagcactgttctaagttctagggaggttacaaggtgatcaggttgtcccataggaggctcacagttaatccccattttacagatgagggaactgagacacggagaagttaagtgacttgcccaaagtcacacagctgacaagtggcggagccaggatttgaacccatgatgtctgactccaaagcccgggctctttccactgagccatgctgcttctagtgagtggcaggcaatctgctacaattcaaaactcacctgtgttgggcagcagaggcacaggagagagttgagggcagagactcatttactgcacagaaggaggcaatagtaaaccacttccatatttttaccaagaaaactctatggatatactaccagaacaattgcagatggaagtggggagttctgggagagatgtgtctgtggcatcgctatgggttggacacaactctaccacataagacaacaacaaaggACATGCACTATTGTTTGGTTACTGTATGGGGGAGCTGCTGTCTTTATTTGATGGGAGAAAGACCCTGGCATTGCTCTTTCCAGGGCAAGCCAGGGTTCATGGCtgctgttcagtcaatcagtcaatcgtatttattgagcacttactgtgtggagagcactgtactaagcgcttgggaagtacaagttggcaacatatagaaacggtccctacccgacaggctcacagtccacagctgTTCAACCATTTAAGGCCTGGAGGGTATTGGGGTGGCAACTGCTCTGCTTGGCATCTCCTCATCCCGTCTGGGCCTGTCTCATTTGCTGCTTTTATCTGGGCTTAAGTCTTCTGCCAGTTCTTAATCTCCTTGACCCATTCTCCCTCAAATAATTTGAGTATTAAAGCAGCTTACCAATGTTTAAAACAGCATCAaaatttgttttttttcaaatggttaaTTTGCCAAAGAATGATGATTGAGATAACAAATGGATCTGTCTTACAGTCTGAGAGCAGCGTTTTAAATTAGTATTTCCAGAATGCTTTTTATCTCCATTAGATTGAGTGAAAAAAATCATATGGGCAGGCTGCAAAGTGGTAGAAGTTAAAATTCCCACAACTGCCAGCAGGCCCTCACTGACCGTCCATGTGATTAAAAACCAACGTGGATAGGTGAgaaaagagacaaggagagaagaaTGGGAAAATGTACCCATCATCATTTTTTCAGTAAGCAGTAGAAAACTAAAGAATAAGTAAGGAGGTAAAAAGGGAAAACTAGAAAATAAAAAAGCTTTACGTTGCTATAAAACACAAACCTACAACTTCGAGATGGAATTCCTATACTACTGCATCATTCTATTGGTTTAGTAATTCAAAGAGAGTGTTAGCACTGCCACATTCTATTTTCCTAAGAATTCAGGCCCTTGCTGACTTTTACAAGGTCACCTAGCACATCTGGGACACCTCTCTGACAGGAACAGGCTCTAAATTTCCAGTTGCTCATTCTCCTCTTAGCCATAATGTGCTTTCAAACCActtgatctgtcattttattttctaGAACACTTGTATTATTTGCTAATGAGAAACTGTGTgctctagtgaatagagcacaggcccgggagtcagagaacctaggttccaatcccaactctgctacttgtccactgtgtgaccttaggcaagtcacttcacttctgcacctcagttacctcacctgtcaaatggggattaagactgtgagccccgtgtgggacagggactgtgtccaacctgattaacttgtgtctaccccagtgcttaatacagtgtctggcacagagtaaataaataccataccatacaaataccataaaaattgctTAGTGATTAACAGTGCCTTTTATTTAGATTATATTTATCACAGATGTATTTTTCTTCTTAGATATGACATCAAGGCTGTCATTGGAAGGGGTAGCTACAGCAGGGTTATGAGAGTGGAACAGAAGGCTACCAAGCAGCCTTTTGCCATAAAACTGATTGAAACCAGCagaaaggaaggcagagaagTGTGCACATCTGAATTGAGTGTCCTCAGGAGGGTCAGCCACCGCAACATCGTTCAGCTGATAGAGGTCTTCGAGATCCGGGATCGTGTATACTTAGTGATGGAGTTGGCTACCGGAGGAGAACTATTTGACCGAGTCATCGCCCAAGGGTCTTTCACAGAACAGGATGCTACCCGAGTTCTCCAGATGGTTGCTGATGGAATAAGGTACTTGCACAGTTTACGGATAACTCATCGGGACCTGAAGCCTGAAAATCTCCTGTACTATCACCCGGGGGCGGAGTCCAAGATTTTGATCACGGATTTTGGGTTGGCTAGTTCTGGCAACGTGAGTAGCGACTGGTTCATGACCACTCTTTGTGGGACTCCAGAGTACATGGCACCTGAGATTGTGCTAAGGAACCCTTACACCAGCGCTGTGGACATGTGGGCTCTTGGGGTAATTACTTATATTTTACTGAGTGGCATGTTGCCTTTTGAAGATGAAAATCACTCAAGGCTTTATAGAAAGATTCTGAAGGGCAAATACAGCTACACCGGAGATGTAAGTAACAATTCGGATCTTGTGAAATTTTTTGAGAAGAAATATTTGACCAGGTTGATCACTCAGTTAATtcatttcaatcacatttattgagtgtttactgtgtgcagagcactgtactaa is a genomic window of Tachyglossus aculeatus isolate mTacAcu1 chromosome 4, mTacAcu1.pri, whole genome shotgun sequence containing:
- the PSKH2 gene encoding serine/threonine-protein kinase H2, with protein sequence MPLEVKPNWLLQGVRVSLPRGLRAGGVVGGGAAPQLGAGDPGYPGDPGTPPAASSALCPPLRPGTSGRGGRVPRGPRGRGMGCGASRKVSPEPVGLGEVPGGGGRLGRGAPDKAREEEARTEQAARCQAHFDRRVTARYDIKAVIGRGSYSRVMRVEQKATKQPFAIKLIETSRKEGREVCTSELSVLRRVSHRNIVQLIEVFEIRDRVYLVMELATGGELFDRVIAQGSFTEQDATRVLQMVADGIRYLHSLRITHRDLKPENLLYYHPGAESKILITDFGLASSGNVSSDWFMTTLCGTPEYMAPEIVLRNPYTSAVDMWALGVITYILLSGMLPFEDENHSRLYRKILKGKYSYTGDPWPNVSNLAKDFIDQLLNVDSTFRMSAGQALNHPWVLATATTSSMKNLHRSISQNLMHRTPIRSRSLKSAPSSESCNSNRSRPT